From the genome of Haloarcula limicola, one region includes:
- a CDS encoding pyridoxal-phosphate dependent enzyme encodes MRECEACGRAYPRDRPWRCECGHALDYAERPLPDGEPPNFDRDEGIWAFESFLPMETRVTLGEGWTPLVDAPEWDATFKLDFLHPTGSFKDRGAAAVVAEALAVGADRILEDSSGNAGLAVASYAARAGVDAEIYVPADAKAEKRRRIERTGADVVAVDGDRQAVTDACIEAVEAGEGWYASHAWNPAFFAGTATVAYELAAQRGWTAPDALLTPLGHGTLFLGAYRGFRALEAAGWIDELPKLLGAQAAGASPIADDRHGGGNAESGGAGAPSETNDLADGIQIRNPARGDQIRAAIDATDGDAVAVSEAATRAAHDRLSASGFHVEPTCATATAALSAYRDRGVLAPDDDVVVALTGRNA; translated from the coding sequence ATGCGAGAATGCGAGGCCTGCGGTCGGGCGTATCCCCGCGACCGGCCGTGGCGATGTGAGTGCGGGCACGCGCTGGACTACGCCGAGCGGCCGCTCCCCGACGGCGAACCGCCGAATTTCGACCGCGACGAGGGGATATGGGCGTTCGAGTCGTTCCTGCCGATGGAGACGCGAGTGACGTTGGGCGAGGGGTGGACGCCGCTGGTCGACGCGCCCGAGTGGGACGCGACGTTCAAACTGGACTTCCTGCACCCGACGGGGAGCTTCAAGGACCGCGGTGCGGCGGCGGTGGTCGCGGAGGCGCTGGCCGTGGGGGCCGACCGGATACTCGAAGACTCCTCGGGCAACGCCGGTCTGGCGGTGGCGAGTTACGCCGCGCGGGCGGGCGTCGACGCCGAGATCTACGTCCCCGCCGACGCCAAGGCCGAGAAGCGCCGACGCATCGAGCGGACCGGCGCGGACGTGGTGGCCGTCGACGGCGACCGACAGGCGGTGACCGACGCCTGCATCGAGGCCGTCGAGGCGGGCGAGGGGTGGTACGCCAGCCACGCGTGGAACCCGGCGTTCTTCGCGGGGACGGCGACGGTGGCCTACGAACTCGCCGCCCAGCGGGGCTGGACCGCGCCGGACGCGCTCCTCACGCCACTCGGTCACGGCACGCTGTTTCTGGGCGCGTATCGCGGGTTCCGCGCGCTCGAAGCGGCGGGCTGGATAGACGAGCTCCCGAAGCTACTGGGCGCGCAGGCCGCCGGCGCGAGCCCCATCGCCGACGACCGACACGGCGGTGGAAACGCGGAAAGCGGGGGAGCAGGAGCGCCGAGCGAGACGAACGACCTCGCCGACGGCATCCAGATTCGAAATCCCGCGCGCGGCGATCAGATTCGGGCGGCCATCGACGCCACCGATGGGGACGCGGTCGCCGTGAGCGAGGCGGCGACGCGGGCGGCCCACGACCGGCTCTCGGCGAGCGGGTTCCACGTCGAGCCGACCTGCGCGACCGCGACGGCGGCGCTCTCGGCGTACCGCGACCGCGGCGTCCTCGCTCCCGACGACGACGTGGTCGTCGCGCTCACCGGTCGGAACGCCTAG
- a CDS encoding DUF7511 domain-containing protein: MSSERRLGEGGASPPLPQDEFAETSLVAELEPSADGGKRAILYPADRPGPEVATRWLSVPADSLVDLESVR; encoded by the coding sequence ATGAGCAGCGAACGGCGACTGGGCGAGGGCGGGGCGTCGCCACCGCTCCCACAGGACGAGTTCGCGGAGACGTCGCTGGTCGCCGAGTTGGAACCGTCCGCAGACGGCGGGAAACGGGCGATACTGTATCCGGCGGATCGACCCGGGCCCGAGGTCGCCACGCGGTGGCTGTCGGTCCCGGCCGATTCGCTCGTCGATCTGGAGTCGGTTCGGTAA
- a CDS encoding thiolase family protein produces the protein MATPVIVDAVRTPQGKEDGALAGVRSEDLSIPLVNQLLASTGIESDDVDDLLWGCAQQRGEQGNNVARVVALLSDLGESVPASTINRWCASSAEALMRAADAIAAGQRDVLIAGGVESMSRVPMGENTHNVHPRLAEEYNIGELQMGMTAEKVAEEHDISREAQDEYALRSHQRAADATDSGRFDDELVSIETEEGRVEEDEGIRRDTDMETLSGLPTVFKSDGSVTPGNASQVSDGAAGLMVTSREFAEERDLDILAEIGAHEVAGVDPTVMGVGPVPAVRGLAERTGRDTDEYDLVELNEAFASQCLYCRDELGFDDEIYNVNGGAIAIGHPLGASGARLPVTLVHEMNRRDAELGLATECVGFGQGAAIEFHRP, from the coding sequence ATGGCAACACCGGTCATCGTGGACGCGGTCCGCACACCGCAGGGGAAAGAAGACGGCGCGCTCGCCGGCGTCCGCAGCGAGGACCTCTCGATCCCGCTCGTCAACCAGCTGCTCGCCAGCACGGGTATCGAGAGCGACGACGTGGACGATCTGCTGTGGGGCTGTGCCCAGCAGCGCGGCGAACAGGGCAACAACGTGGCCCGCGTCGTCGCCCTGCTCTCGGACCTCGGCGAGAGCGTCCCGGCCTCGACGATCAACCGCTGGTGTGCCTCCTCGGCGGAGGCGTTGATGCGGGCCGCGGACGCCATCGCGGCGGGCCAGCGAGACGTGCTCATCGCGGGCGGCGTCGAGTCGATGTCCCGCGTCCCGATGGGCGAGAACACCCACAACGTCCACCCGCGTCTCGCGGAGGAGTACAACATCGGCGAGCTCCAGATGGGGATGACCGCCGAGAAGGTCGCCGAGGAACACGACATCTCGCGCGAGGCGCAGGACGAGTACGCCCTGCGAAGTCACCAGCGGGCCGCCGACGCCACCGACTCGGGCCGCTTCGACGACGAACTCGTCTCCATCGAGACCGAGGAGGGCCGCGTCGAGGAGGACGAGGGCATCCGCCGCGACACCGACATGGAGACGCTGTCGGGCCTGCCGACGGTGTTCAAGTCCGACGGGTCGGTCACGCCGGGCAACGCCTCGCAGGTCTCCGACGGCGCGGCCGGGCTGATGGTCACCTCCCGCGAGTTCGCAGAGGAGCGCGACCTCGATATCCTGGCCGAGATCGGCGCACACGAGGTCGCCGGTGTCGACCCGACGGTGATGGGCGTCGGCCCGGTCCCCGCGGTCCGCGGGCTCGCCGAGCGGACCGGCCGCGACACCGACGAGTACGACCTCGTCGAACTGAACGAGGCCTTCGCCTCCCAGTGTCTCTACTGCCGGGACGAACTCGGCTTCGACGACGAGATCTACAACGTCAACGGCGGTGCGATCGCCATCGGCCACCCGCTCGGTGCCTCCGGCGCGCGCCTCCCGGTGACGCTCGTCCACGAGATGAACCGCCGGGACGCCGAACTCGGGCTGGCGACGGAATGCGTCGGATTCGGCCAGGGCGCGGCGATCGAGTTCCACCGGCCGTAA
- a CDS encoding pyridoxamine 5'-phosphate oxidase family protein: MTVEAMREYGLEHMTDEEMRNFLSNQRMGVLGLPATEAPYIVPISFGYDGESALYFTFVGGPDSRKRTLIEAAETVRFLTYSAQSVFNWESLILTGTVSRVPEAEWDELADVLQGVWRPEVFEAAMESEEVVVYRFDIDERTGIKHTGLPPGFDVAGTGE, encoded by the coding sequence ATGACAGTTGAGGCGATGCGGGAGTACGGGCTGGAACACATGACCGACGAGGAGATGCGGAACTTCCTCTCGAACCAGCGGATGGGCGTCCTCGGCCTCCCGGCGACGGAGGCCCCCTATATCGTGCCGATCTCGTTCGGCTACGACGGCGAGTCGGCGCTGTACTTCACGTTCGTCGGCGGTCCCGACAGCAGGAAGCGAACGCTGATCGAAGCCGCCGAGACGGTCCGCTTTCTCACGTACTCCGCCCAGTCGGTGTTCAACTGGGAGAGCCTCATCCTCACCGGGACCGTCTCCCGAGTCCCCGAGGCTGAGTGGGACGAACTCGCGGACGTCCTGCAGGGCGTGTGGCGGCCCGAGGTGTTCGAGGCGGCGATGGAGTCCGAGGAGGTGGTCGTCTATCGGTTCGACATCGACGAGCGGACGGGTATCAAGCACACGGGACTGCCGCCGGGCTTCGACGTGGCCGGAACGGGCGAGTGA
- a CDS encoding ATP-binding protein — translation MSNPELDVVEFLLTTDVYSERRDLDPDDLPPAYRTVFWSEGDIERPLSATNTTASEATGVERPWAAVSGLMFTDRDDFSGTISFTDRELAEEWFLERADAEQIRANPVLAAAYADRYDGVDYETARARNRPSRADRAFIDARLEEAFDSDDEDDEEMLDLVDVRAPAEVETTLDDLVLTPDQEGEIQKIVKAIEHRDYLAQIGLREIGKLLFVGPPGTGKTSVARALAHDLDLPFVEVKLSMITSQYLGETAKNVEKVFEVARRLSPCILFMDEFDFVAKTRSSDEHAAIKRAVNTLLKSIDEISLIQHEVLLIGATNHPDQLDAAAWRRFDEIVNFPKPDHGMRADILRIVTREMDIVDFDPATLADLTEGLTGSDLRMVLREAVLEALTEERTTLTQQDLEDAIAEFEERDNLKNMDMIDGDHDALVAGGDFSGDGDSADAASDGGHDHAHDHEHDH, via the coding sequence ATGAGCAACCCGGAACTGGACGTCGTCGAGTTCCTGTTGACGACCGACGTATACAGCGAGCGACGGGACCTCGACCCGGATGACCTACCGCCGGCCTATCGGACGGTCTTCTGGAGCGAGGGCGACATCGAGCGACCGCTGTCCGCGACCAACACCACCGCCAGCGAAGCCACCGGCGTCGAACGACCGTGGGCCGCCGTCTCCGGCCTGATGTTCACCGACCGCGACGACTTCTCGGGCACGATCTCCTTCACCGACCGAGAGCTGGCCGAGGAGTGGTTCCTCGAGCGGGCCGACGCCGAGCAGATACGGGCCAACCCCGTGCTGGCGGCGGCCTACGCGGACCGCTACGACGGCGTGGACTACGAGACCGCCCGCGCCCGCAACCGCCCCTCGCGGGCCGACCGCGCGTTCATCGACGCGAGGCTCGAAGAGGCCTTCGACAGCGACGACGAGGACGACGAGGAGATGCTGGACCTCGTGGACGTGCGCGCGCCCGCCGAGGTGGAGACGACCCTCGACGACCTCGTGTTGACCCCCGACCAGGAGGGGGAGATCCAGAAGATCGTCAAGGCCATCGAACACCGCGACTACCTCGCCCAGATCGGCTTACGCGAGATCGGGAAACTGCTGTTCGTCGGCCCGCCGGGGACCGGCAAGACCAGCGTCGCGCGGGCGCTGGCCCACGACCTCGACCTCCCGTTCGTCGAGGTGAAGCTGTCGATGATCACGAGCCAGTACCTCGGCGAGACGGCCAAGAACGTCGAGAAAGTGTTCGAAGTGGCCCGGCGGCTCTCGCCGTGCATCCTCTTCATGGACGAGTTCGACTTCGTCGCGAAGACCCGCTCGTCGGACGAGCACGCCGCCATCAAGCGCGCGGTCAACACCCTGCTCAAGAGCATCGACGAGATCTCGCTCATCCAGCACGAGGTGTTGCTCATCGGCGCGACCAACCACCCCGACCAGCTCGACGCCGCGGCGTGGCGGCGCTTCGACGAGATCGTCAACTTCCCGAAACCGGACCACGGCATGCGAGCGGACATCCTCCGCATCGTCACCCGCGAGATGGACATCGTCGACTTCGACCCGGCGACGCTGGCCGACCTCACCGAGGGGCTGACCGGGAGCGACCTCCGGATGGTGCTCCGGGAAGCGGTGCTGGAAGCGCTGACCGAGGAGCGGACGACGCTCACCCAGCAGGACTTGGAGGACGCTATCGCCGAGTTCGAGGAGCGCGACAATCTGAAGAACATGGACATGATCGACGGGGACCACGACGCGCTCGTCGCCGGCGGCGACTTCTCGGGCGACGGCGACAGCGCCGACGCCGCCTCCGACGGCGGACACGACCACGCGCACGACCACGAACACGACCACTGA
- a CDS encoding MBL fold metallo-hydrolase: protein MEVTLLGTGDTTGTPTVGCDCDTCERARDPDAELREQLRERGVDPTDGVERSRFSVHLRNEETGEVLLIDASPDFRTQFRREDVALPDAAVITHVHFDHLDGLGNAYRLLDHLPVHAADETDAQTGESVAETVRDQYDYLDTVSVHPKSPYEPFSAAGFEVTLVPVEHPPLVCYGLRVEEPATGAVLSISGDTCYEVPDRSREVLTGADLALVEGIVHPGACEFHPEGGAHHDDEGVPRTFGTKHMTLPGARDFADDVAADDYRIMHTAHYVPPERAFADDIAVDGERFSL from the coding sequence ATGGAGGTCACGCTGCTGGGGACCGGTGACACGACGGGGACGCCGACGGTCGGCTGTGACTGTGACACCTGCGAGCGCGCGCGGGACCCCGACGCGGAGCTGCGCGAGCAGTTGCGCGAGCGGGGCGTGGACCCGACCGACGGCGTCGAGCGCTCGCGCTTCTCGGTCCATCTCCGGAACGAGGAGACCGGCGAGGTGCTCCTGATAGACGCGAGTCCCGACTTCCGCACCCAGTTCCGACGCGAGGACGTCGCCCTGCCCGACGCCGCCGTAATCACGCACGTCCACTTCGACCACCTGGACGGGCTGGGCAACGCCTATCGCCTGCTCGACCACCTGCCGGTCCACGCCGCCGACGAGACCGACGCCCAGACCGGCGAGAGCGTCGCCGAGACCGTCCGGGACCAGTACGACTACCTCGACACCGTCTCGGTCCATCCGAAGTCTCCCTACGAACCGTTCTCCGCCGCCGGATTCGAGGTGACGCTCGTCCCGGTCGAACACCCGCCGCTGGTCTGTTACGGCCTCCGCGTCGAGGAGCCGGCGACCGGCGCGGTCCTCTCGATCTCGGGCGACACCTGCTACGAAGTCCCCGACCGCTCGCGCGAGGTCCTGACCGGCGCGGACCTCGCGCTCGTCGAGGGCATCGTCCACCCCGGCGCTTGCGAGTTCCACCCCGAGGGCGGCGCGCACCACGACGACGAGGGCGTCCCCCGGACGTTCGGGACGAAACACATGACGCTGCCCGGTGCCCGCGACTTCGCCGACGACGTCGCCGCCGACGATTACCGGATCATGCACACGGCCCACTACGTCCCGCCCGAGCGGGCCTTCGCCGACGACATCGCCGTCGACGGCGAGCGATTCTCGCTGTAG
- a CDS encoding sulfotransferase, with product MSLEKPLGSARRQAHEKSQTVREEVVSAEKRAILSDHRADDFDSVLLIASASRGGSSLLFDTLRHHEGTCSPDGEHGKWYTFNGVCFPEFDSDRVPADFDDFDREALLTDLLADVGATTAEGDRTHRIDDALVRLPLQFPERDLPYGEMREAMLDGASLDEVLEDHGVSPKHFDEFAEEDTDERLNDEAIEERPFITSHDHKRGLREEDFGRTLVLKTSVDAYRLPWIREQLFPDTDVDVVHLTRNPAASINGLYDGWRLNRGFQTYDVGDLDLEDYDGELWNYDLPPGWSGDGRLIDACLRQWTQAQGHILDGRDAFDDVHRVRFEDLITDTESTVEEIVDFAGLGESELLRENAADLNQVMTTKEPERARWRNREELVRGALDRADEPFDDVVERLGYTEESEWI from the coding sequence ATGAGTCTGGAAAAGCCGCTGGGCAGCGCTCGACGGCAGGCCCACGAGAAGAGTCAGACGGTACGAGAGGAGGTCGTATCGGCGGAGAAACGGGCGATACTGTCGGATCACCGCGCCGACGACTTCGACAGCGTCCTGCTGATCGCCTCCGCGTCGAGAGGCGGGAGCAGCCTCCTGTTCGATACCCTTCGGCATCACGAGGGGACGTGTAGCCCTGACGGCGAACACGGGAAGTGGTACACCTTCAACGGCGTCTGTTTCCCCGAGTTCGACTCCGACCGCGTCCCCGCCGACTTCGACGACTTCGACCGGGAGGCCCTGCTGACGGACCTCCTCGCCGACGTGGGCGCGACGACGGCCGAGGGCGACCGGACCCACCGGATAGACGACGCGCTCGTCCGACTGCCGCTGCAGTTCCCCGAGCGGGATCTCCCCTACGGGGAGATGCGGGAGGCGATGCTGGACGGGGCATCGCTCGACGAGGTCCTCGAAGACCACGGCGTCTCGCCGAAGCACTTCGACGAGTTCGCCGAGGAGGACACCGACGAGCGGCTCAACGACGAAGCCATCGAGGAGCGCCCGTTCATCACCTCTCACGACCACAAGCGCGGGCTCAGAGAGGAGGACTTCGGCCGGACGCTGGTGCTGAAGACCAGCGTCGACGCCTACCGGCTCCCCTGGATCCGCGAGCAGCTGTTCCCCGACACCGACGTCGACGTGGTCCACCTCACGCGGAACCCGGCGGCGTCGATCAACGGGCTCTACGACGGCTGGCGGCTGAACCGGGGGTTCCAGACCTACGACGTCGGCGACCTCGACTTAGAGGACTACGACGGGGAGCTCTGGAACTACGACCTGCCGCCGGGCTGGTCCGGTGACGGCCGGCTCATCGACGCCTGTCTGCGGCAGTGGACGCAGGCGCAGGGTCACATCCTCGATGGCCGCGACGCCTTCGACGACGTCCACCGGGTCAGGTTCGAGGACCTCATCACCGACACCGAGTCCACGGTCGAGGAGATCGTCGACTTCGCCGGCCTCGGCGAGTCCGAACTACTCCGGGAGAACGCCGCGGACCTCAATCAGGTGATGACGACGAAAGAGCCCGAACGCGCTCGCTGGCGGAACCGGGAGGAACTGGTCCGCGGCGCGCTCGACCGAGCGGACGAGCCGTTCGACGACGTGGTCGAGCGCCTCGGCTATACGGAGGAGTCAGAGTGGATCTGA
- the cysC gene encoding adenylyl-sulfate kinase, with translation MTAETTWLFGLPCSGKSTLAEGLVGPDTVHLDGDYLRETLNTDLGFSKEDRTENLRRAAGVAQALNEQGFDVIASFITPYRSQRELIYEKVDDVSFVHVQAPVEVCEERDVKGMYQQARDGEIEGFTGVDDPFEEPEPGEADLEVRTATHSEEETLKKINTELDIKFDPSHLFVGRWQPLHDGHRTIIDSAADNGKDVVIGIRDTELSEKNPLTAKERKELIDEVYGDHPNVESTIIPDVDTVAIGRDVGYTVVSVPEEVAQISGTDTRAEYEKSELLAGQHFGD, from the coding sequence ATGACGGCCGAGACCACCTGGCTCTTCGGCCTCCCCTGTTCCGGGAAGTCCACCCTCGCCGAGGGGCTCGTCGGCCCGGACACGGTCCACCTGGACGGCGACTACCTCCGAGAGACGCTCAACACGGACCTCGGCTTCTCGAAGGAGGACCGGACGGAGAACCTCCGTCGCGCCGCGGGCGTCGCACAGGCCCTGAACGAACAGGGCTTCGACGTCATCGCGTCGTTCATCACGCCGTACCGCTCCCAGCGAGAGCTCATCTACGAGAAGGTCGACGACGTCTCGTTCGTCCACGTCCAGGCCCCGGTCGAGGTCTGTGAGGAGCGGGACGTGAAAGGGATGTACCAGCAGGCTCGCGACGGCGAGATAGAAGGGTTCACCGGCGTCGACGACCCCTTCGAGGAGCCCGAGCCCGGCGAGGCCGACCTCGAGGTCCGGACGGCGACGCACTCCGAGGAGGAGACGCTCAAGAAGATCAACACCGAACTGGACATCAAGTTCGACCCGAGCCACCTCTTCGTCGGTCGCTGGCAGCCGCTGCACGACGGCCACCGAACCATCATCGACTCCGCGGCCGACAACGGCAAGGACGTCGTCATCGGCATCCGCGACACCGAGCTGAGCGAGAAGAACCCGCTCACGGCCAAGGAGCGCAAGGAGCTCATCGACGAGGTGTACGGGGACCACCCCAACGTCGAGTCGACCATCATCCCGGACGTCGACACCGTCGCCATCGGGCGCGACGTCGGATACACGGTCGTCTCGGTCCCCGAGGAGGTCGCACAGATCAGCGGGACCGACACCCGAGCGGAGTACGAGAAGAGCGAACTCCTCGCCGGTCAGCACTTCGGGGACTGA
- a CDS encoding argininosuccinate synthase produces MSSTTGDRVALAFSGGLDTTVCVPLLKEEYDFDEVVGITVDVGQPDEEFEEAEETAEALDLEQHVVSAEDAFADLCFDAVRANATYQGYPLGTALARPVIAAQILETAKEQGCSALAHGSTGKGNDQLRFEAVWRKSDLDVVAPVRELGLTRDWEQEYAEERGLPVEGGDEGRYSIDTNLWTRSVEGSELEEPDHVPGEEIYEWTSAPDEETERVEVTFEDGYPTAVNGDELDPVELVERLNDLAGPYGVGRTDVMEDRMLGLKVRENYEHPAATVLLNAHEALEDLVLTKAERSFKRQVDDQWAEYAYEGLVDAPLMEALEGFIDRTNGRVTGTVTMRFEGGQARPVGRESEYAVYSADAASFDTESVGDISQADATGVAKYHGFQERLAREARESAMDRAAAKGIADGGTPIDDPSATGDDAS; encoded by the coding sequence ATGTCAAGTACCACCGGAGACCGCGTCGCGCTCGCCTTCTCCGGCGGGCTCGATACGACGGTCTGTGTCCCGCTGTTGAAAGAAGAGTACGACTTCGACGAGGTCGTCGGCATCACCGTCGACGTCGGCCAGCCCGACGAGGAATTCGAGGAGGCCGAGGAGACCGCCGAAGCCCTCGACCTCGAACAGCACGTCGTCAGCGCCGAGGACGCCTTCGCGGACCTCTGTTTCGACGCCGTCCGCGCGAACGCGACCTACCAGGGCTACCCGCTCGGCACGGCGCTGGCCCGGCCCGTCATCGCGGCACAGATACTCGAGACCGCCAAGGAGCAGGGCTGTAGCGCCCTCGCTCACGGCTCGACCGGAAAGGGGAACGACCAGCTCCGGTTCGAGGCGGTCTGGCGCAAGTCCGACCTCGACGTCGTCGCCCCGGTCCGCGAACTCGGCCTCACCCGCGACTGGGAGCAGGAGTACGCCGAGGAGCGCGGGCTCCCGGTCGAGGGCGGCGACGAGGGCCGCTACAGCATCGACACGAACCTCTGGACCCGCTCGGTCGAGGGCAGCGAACTCGAGGAGCCGGACCACGTTCCCGGCGAGGAGATCTACGAGTGGACCAGCGCTCCCGACGAGGAGACCGAGCGCGTCGAAGTGACGTTCGAGGACGGCTATCCGACCGCCGTGAACGGCGACGAACTCGACCCGGTCGAACTCGTCGAGCGACTGAACGACCTCGCCGGCCCGTACGGCGTCGGTCGGACGGACGTGATGGAGGACCGGATGCTCGGGCTCAAGGTCCGCGAGAACTACGAGCACCCCGCGGCGACGGTGCTGCTGAACGCGCACGAGGCCCTCGAAGACCTCGTCCTGACGAAGGCCGAGCGGTCGTTCAAGCGGCAGGTCGACGACCAGTGGGCCGAGTACGCCTACGAGGGGCTCGTCGACGCGCCGCTGATGGAGGCGCTGGAAGGGTTCATCGACCGGACGAACGGGCGCGTGACCGGCACCGTGACGATGCGGTTCGAGGGCGGGCAGGCCCGGCCGGTGGGCCGCGAGAGCGAGTACGCCGTCTACTCCGCCGACGCCGCCTCGTTCGACACCGAGTCGGTCGGCGACATCTCGCAGGCCGACGCGACCGGCGTCGCGAAGTACCACGGGTTCCAGGAGCGCCTCGCCCGCGAGGCCAGAGAGAGCGCGATGGATCGAGCGGCCGCGAAGGGGATCGCGGACGGCGGGACGCCGATCGACGATCCCTCGGCGACCGGCGACGACGCGTCGTGA
- a CDS encoding DUF5787 family protein has product MREFGFELVLCAALEREGHLVSRQLGGGVRGRRVLDTVLVHPSDEFERRAAITPERIPAAAIEADVGPGRARYWKDAFDDHSEWTEEAVELAVERGFFERERRGGRAYVRQTARYPDWVAGITAIENKPDLDRPGDLKTQLRTDVSLALADRVVLATADYVTRAHLNRIPEEVGVWRFDPETGDREVVREATDLPTDEPGVELLDQRPLRTDVRVVSAAEKARARRRLAERAYGKGWRNFDYPSCTNCSPDADGIPHCTWKGRPVRASEECGPDCGGHEEADAPTIDGEALRAERTPWDSDPDGRRRRQSGLDRFG; this is encoded by the coding sequence GTGCGAGAGTTCGGCTTCGAACTGGTGCTGTGTGCCGCCCTCGAACGCGAGGGCCACCTCGTGAGCCGACAGCTCGGCGGCGGCGTCCGCGGCCGCCGGGTCCTCGATACCGTTCTCGTCCACCCGAGCGACGAGTTCGAGCGCCGCGCGGCCATCACGCCCGAGCGCATCCCCGCGGCGGCCATCGAGGCCGACGTGGGGCCGGGGCGAGCCCGCTACTGGAAAGACGCCTTCGACGATCACTCGGAGTGGACCGAGGAGGCCGTCGAACTCGCGGTCGAGCGGGGCTTCTTCGAGCGCGAACGCCGCGGCGGCCGCGCGTACGTCCGCCAGACCGCGCGCTATCCCGACTGGGTCGCGGGTATCACCGCCATCGAGAACAAACCGGACCTGGACCGACCGGGGGACCTGAAGACGCAGTTGCGAACCGACGTCTCGCTGGCGCTCGCCGACCGGGTCGTGCTGGCGACGGCCGACTACGTCACGCGCGCCCACCTCAATCGCATCCCCGAAGAAGTCGGCGTCTGGCGGTTCGATCCCGAGACGGGCGACCGAGAGGTAGTGCGGGAGGCGACTGACCTCCCGACCGACGAACCCGGCGTCGAACTCCTCGACCAGCGGCCGCTGCGGACGGACGTGCGCGTCGTCTCGGCCGCCGAGAAGGCCCGCGCCCGCCGCCGGCTCGCCGAGCGCGCCTACGGCAAGGGGTGGCGGAACTTCGACTACCCGTCGTGTACGAACTGCTCGCCCGACGCCGACGGTATCCCTCACTGTACGTGGAAGGGCCGCCCGGTTCGGGCGAGCGAGGAGTGCGGCCCCGACTGCGGGGGCCACGAGGAAGCCGACGCGCCGACCATCGACGGCGAGGCGCTCCGGGCCGAGCGCACGCCGTGGGACTCCGACCCCGACGGCAGGCGGCGACGGCAGTCCGGTCTCGACCGGTTCGGGTGA